Part of the Maridesulfovibrio bastinii DSM 16055 genome is shown below.
TATAGCCGACTTGAAGGACGTAGCTCGTGATTTCATGAGCATTTGCATAAAATAGTGGAATAAAATTATGCATTTCCTGTTTTATTACAATATAAGGAGCTATTGCGACCACGGCAGCCTGAAGAATGCTTTTTCCAAGTCTTACGAAGGTTTGAACGTCAAACAGAATCTTTTTTATTCCGTTGGTAATATTAAATATTTTACCAAATTTGGGCTTGAAGACTTTAGTTGTCCAAAGTTTTCCTACCTGAAGTCTGAGCGTAATAAATGAGACAAGGGCGATAAAAAGAAAAATAGGAAGAAGTAGAAGGGCAAGTTTCTCTGAACACCAGATAAAAAGAAGATATACTTTTTTCTGCGTTAACGGAGTTGAAAATCCTTTGGTGAAAAACCAGTGAAAAATTTCCTGAAATTGGTCATAATATATATTAATAACTACCTTAATAGCAATGACACCAGCAAGAAGGGTCATGGTTTTACCCATCTCCTGGCTTTTTGCGACATTCCCTTCGCCTCTTGCTTTTTTTATTCGTTTGGGTGTCGCTTTCTCGGTTTTACTAGGATCTTTTTCCGCCATATTTTTCTCCTAGCTTCCGGGAATTGTCCCTGAATGAATAGAAGGGCTGCCGGATTTTATCACGTTAAGCATATACTCGGGAATTCCTGCAACAAAACCGGAAACATGCATACCAAGTACCGTGAAGACCATACCGAGAAAAATAAGTCCTACAAGAATTTTTATCGGGAATCCGAGCATAAGCACGTTCATTTGCGGAGCCATTTTACCGATCAAAGCAAGTGCCAGGTCTATGACAAAAATAGAAGCAATAATAGGTGCTGCCACCTGAATTGCCAGAACAAACAGAGTCTCAGTTATATTCATTACCTGTGTATAAAGTGTTGGGCTTATAAGAAGCTCACCGGGCGGAATATACTCAAAAGTTTTAGCAATGCCGGATATCATGTATAGGTGTCCGTTAAGAGAGAGAAATATCAAAAGGGCGCACATATATAAAAAATGGGCGGTAACTGCTTCATTCGTTCCGGTTACCGGATCTAGAACATTTACCATGGAGAAGCCCATCTGGACTCCTATAAAGTTACCACCGGTTTGAATTGCGGCAAAAACTACAGTTATTACGATATTGAAAACAAGGCCGAGAATCAGCTCCCCAAGTATCATCAAAGCTATCTGGTATGGAGAAGCTGGCATTAGTGAACCGTCAAAAGATAATTGAGGCCAGACCGCAAGGGTTATTACCAGTGTTAGTGCAGCCTTTACCATATTGGGTATGGAAGAGCTTCCGAATACCGGCAGCAGAAACATAACTATACTCACCCTGAACAGAGTGAGATAGAAGCTGAGCAGATCAGATGGATTAAAATTGAAAAGCGTCATAATTTAATTTTTTTATTGTTTTCGCTAATCACTATGCAATTAAAGGGCCGACTTGTCTTCACTAATTTTGATTAACATCTGGCTTTCATATCGGCAAATATCAAAGGCCCTTCCGGATTAAATTTCCGAAAGGGCCT
Proteins encoded:
- the fliR gene encoding flagellar biosynthetic protein FliR, with translation MTLFNFNPSDLLSFYLTLFRVSIVMFLLPVFGSSSIPNMVKAALTLVITLAVWPQLSFDGSLMPASPYQIALMILGELILGLVFNIVITVVFAAIQTGGNFIGVQMGFSMVNVLDPVTGTNEAVTAHFLYMCALLIFLSLNGHLYMISGIAKTFEYIPPGELLISPTLYTQVMNITETLFVLAIQVAAPIIASIFVIDLALALIGKMAPQMNVLMLGFPIKILVGLIFLGMVFTVLGMHVSGFVAGIPEYMLNVIKSGSPSIHSGTIPGS
- the flhB gene encoding flagellar biosynthesis protein FlhB; its protein translation is MAEKDPSKTEKATPKRIKKARGEGNVAKSQEMGKTMTLLAGVIAIKVVINIYYDQFQEIFHWFFTKGFSTPLTQKKVYLLFIWCSEKLALLLLPIFLFIALVSFITLRLQVGKLWTTKVFKPKFGKIFNITNGIKKILFDVQTFVRLGKSILQAAVVAIAPYIVIKQEMHNFIPLFYANAHEITSYVLQVGYKMIKYTMLPMLIIAAIDLWYMRHEYSENLKMSKDEVKDERKQAEGDEKVKSAMKQRMMAMVQQRMIAEVPKADVVITNPTHYAIALRYDPLLAPAPQILAKGTNKMAEKIKEIARENNVPIRENKPLAQALYKQVEVGDIIPEEMYQAVAAILAKLNKFKR